Genomic window (Saccharothrix australiensis):
GTCGGGCACATGGACACGCTGCCCTCGCCGTTGCCGACGTTCCTGCGCCAGGGGTTGCGCTACCTGCGTCCCGATGGCCTGCGCCGGCGGGCCCGGAGTACCTACCGCGCACTCCAGCCTGGCCTGTCGCGGCTGTTCGGGGGCTTCCCGGTGGCCTTGCCGCCGCATCTGACGGTGCGGTACCTGGACTCGTGCGTGCGTTCCGTGCGCGCGTTGCAGCCCGGTATCCGGGCGGTCGGGATGACGCCCTCGGTGCACCGCTCTCCGGCTTATGCGAACGTGCACACAGGGCGTTCGGCCGGCGAGCGCGCGGTCCGTGCGTGGGCCTCGGGGGCCGGCGTTCCGCTGCTGGACGTGCCCGCGCTGGTGGGGGAGCACGTGCGGACCCGGCGCGGCAACCCGGACGGCATGCACTGGGGCTGGGAGGGGCATGCGCTGGTCGGCGCGGCGATGGCGGATCTCATCAGGTCCGTGGCGGTGAGCCGTTCGGGTGCCGACGAGCCGTAGTCTCGGCACTCGTGTCCACCACGATCGTCACCGACTCCACGGCGTACCTGCCGAAGGGGTTCGCCGAGCGGTACGGCATCCAGGTCGTCCCGCTGCACGTCGCGGTGGACGGCCGGAGCAGGCTCGACGGCGTCGACTTCGGTCCGGCGGAGCTGGCGGCGGCGCTGGGTGGGCACCGCCGCGTCACCACGTCCAGACCGACGCCCGGCGAGCTGGCGGAGGTGTACCGGTCGGTGCTCGGGCGGGGCGCGGAGCGGATCGTGTCGGTGCACCTGTCCCGCGAGCTGTCCGGGACGTGGGAGGCGGCCCGGCTGGCGGCCGAGGAGGTCGATCCGACGCGCATCCGCGTGGTCGACTCGCGGGCGACCGGGATGGGGCTCGGGTTCGCGGTGCTGGCCGCGTGTGCGGCGGGCGACGACGCCGAGGAGGCCGCGAGCCGCGCGGCCGAGCGAATCCGCATGTTCTTCTGCGTGGAGACCCTGGACCACCTGCGGCGGGGTGGGCGGATCGGTACGACGGCGGCCCTGGTGGGCACGGCGCTGGCGGTCAAGCCGCTGCTGCACGTGGACGACGGTCGGATCGTGCCCCTGGAGAAGGTCCGGACGACGAGCCGCGCGATCGGCCGCCTGGTCGACCTGGCCGCTTCGGCGGCGGGTTCCGGCCCGGTCGGTCTGGCGGTGCACCACCTGGCGGCTCCGGAGCGGGCGGCGGAGCTGGCGATGCTGCTGGACGAACGGGTCCCGGCCTCGTCCGGCTGCCTGATCTCCGAGGTCGGGGCCGTGATCGGCGCGCACACCGGCCCCGGCGTGCTGGGTGTCGTCGTCCTGCCCGGCGGGTACGAGTAGCCGAGTTATCCACAGCCCTGGACTTTGTCCACAGATCCAAAACCACCGCTGTGCCCCGCCCCGCCCCCTCCCTAATGTCGACCACATGTTCGACAACAACCCGGATCCCACATCAGCCCGACTCGACGCCCTGATCGCCAAGGCCAAGGGCAGGCACCGAGCCGAGGACGGCCCACTGGTCGTCTTCGCTTCCTCGGCCGGCGGAACCGATCCGCCCGGTCGGTTGCGCGGTCTCCTGGGCCGCCTGCCGCGCCGTCGGCTGTCCGTGCCACCGTCGATCCGCCGCCCGGCCGTCTACGCGGGGTTGCTGGCAGGCGTGGCGCTGGCTGTCGCGCTCAGCCTGTGGTGGCAACGTCCCGAGCCCGAGCCGCCACCCGCTCTCGCGGTCGCCGCGGCCGAGGTGACCAAGGTGCCCGAGCACGTGGTGGTCAACGTCGTGGGCGAGGTGCCCAAGCCCGGCCTGGTGACGGTCACCAGCGGTGCGCGCGTCGCCGAGGCGGTGCTGGCCGCGGGCGGTGCCCACCCCGACG
Coding sequences:
- the octT gene encoding diglucosylglycerate octanoyltransferase, translating into MRLLVLGDSLTFHGPQGPLPADHPRLWPNVAAAALDGHAELAAGFGWTARDAWWALTGDPRVWSLLPRTDVLVLAVGHMDTLPSPLPTFLRQGLRYLRPDGLRRRARSTYRALQPGLSRLFGGFPVALPPHLTVRYLDSCVRSVRALQPGIRAVGMTPSVHRSPAYANVHTGRSAGERAVRAWASGAGVPLLDVPALVGEHVRTRRGNPDGMHWGWEGHALVGAAMADLIRSVAVSRSGADEP
- a CDS encoding ComEA family DNA-binding protein; the encoded protein is MFDNNPDPTSARLDALIAKAKGRHRAEDGPLVVFASSAGGTDPPGRLRGLLGRLPRRRLSVPPSIRRPAVYAGLLAGVALAVALSLWWQRPEPEPPPALAVAAAEVTKVPEHVVVNVVGEVPKPGLVTVTSGARVAEAVLAAGGAHPDADLRGLNLARRVTDGEQIAVGIPVESQASHPAPVSLNTATKEQLDELPGIGPVTAQRIVERRLKRGPFTAIEQLGEIEGIGDAKLAKLSALVRL
- a CDS encoding DegV family protein, producing MSTTIVTDSTAYLPKGFAERYGIQVVPLHVAVDGRSRLDGVDFGPAELAAALGGHRRVTTSRPTPGELAEVYRSVLGRGAERIVSVHLSRELSGTWEAARLAAEEVDPTRIRVVDSRATGMGLGFAVLAACAAGDDAEEAASRAAERIRMFFCVETLDHLRRGGRIGTTAALVGTALAVKPLLHVDDGRIVPLEKVRTTSRAIGRLVDLAASAAGSGPVGLAVHHLAAPERAAELAMLLDERVPASSGCLISEVGAVIGAHTGPGVLGVVVLPGGYE